In Planctomycetota bacterium, the DNA window ACTCATGCCGATGGGCTTCTGCTATCCGGGCACGGGCGCATCGGGCGATCTGCCCCCGAGGCCCGAGTGCGCCCCGCTCTGGCACGATCGCCTGCTCCGCGCATTCCGGGGCGTCTGCCTGACGCTCTACCTGGGCAAGCACGCCCATGCGCGGTACCTGGGGGACCGGTACGCCACGCTGACCCAGGCCGTCGCGGCCTACGACGACCTGCTGCCCGAGGCGATGGTCCTCCCCCATCCGTCGCCGCGCAACAACATCTGGCTCAAGAAGAACGCCTGGTTCCTCGAACTGGCCGTGCCCCGGCTCCGCCAGGCCGTAGGAGAACTGCTGCGCGCCTCATGAACGGACACGAGAAGGACCCGCCAGCACCGGCCGACGGGTCCATAGAAGCTCGACGGTAGATGTCAGGAGGCGGGTTGCGGCTCAGCGGCGGCGCCGGGCCATGGCGCCGAGGCTCAGCAGGCCAAAGACGGCGGCGGTCGCCGGTGCGGGCACGATGGTGATCCGGCCGATCAGTTCGCCCTCGGTAAAGACGTCGGTGATGACGTCACCAGGCGCGGTGGTCACGCCGACGATGCTGTCGAGGTAGTCCGTGGCGCCCGGTCGGCTGAAGAAGAACTGCACGTTCTCGAACTCGTCGGTGCCACCCATTGCATCGATGCCGGCGACAAACGCGGGACCATCGGTGATGTCGTTGACCTCGGTGCCGTTGTCGTAGACGCTGCTGCCGAAGATCTCGATCGTCACCGGGCCGAGGAACGAGCCGGACGAATCGAACAACTCGATGGCGCTGTCGTTGCCGACGAACAGGTCGTTGGTCGGCACGACCATCGATGCGTAGTTGAAGAAGCGATTCACGCTGGTGTCGCCCAGGTCGTAGGTCATCGATGCCGACTCGCCCGGGCTGAACACCGGTGGGCCGCTCGGATCCAGGAACGTCGTATCGAAGCCGCCGGGCTGCTCGGAGGCGAAGCGGCCGCTGAGCACGCTGGTGTCGCCCAGCTCGGCGATCTCGGTGATGCCGGCCAGGTCGCGGGCCATGGTGCCCGACTCGAACACGTCGAACGAGCCATCATGGAATCCGAGCCAGAAAGGGGTAAACGCCATGCCGCCGCTGGGCTGGACGTTCTCGATCAGGACCTGAACATCCTGGGCCATGGCGGGGGCGGCCACAGCGGCCGCGACGCCCATCAGGGCGACGCGCGAACACGTGGTGCGGGTCATTTCTGTGCCTCCTCAAACCGGTGGGACGCACCCCTCCGGTGCGTTCGACGCGTGAGTCGAGGATGGCACAACGGCCTTGCACGCCGCGTGCGAAATTTACCGCAGGCCGCCGCTACTCTCGTCCGCATCCGCCGACCGGAGCCGCGCGGCGATCCGGGCCCGGGCGTCGGCCGGCATGGGTTCGCCCGTGGGCTCCGCGGAGCCGCCGGACGCGAGGTCCGACAGGGCATCCTGGATCTGC includes these proteins:
- a CDS encoding uracil-DNA glycosylase family protein, producing MRLPQALREARGCTLCEPDLPLGARPLLQGSGRSRLLIIGQAPGAAAHESGTPWDDRSGQRLREWLGLTSERFYDPSFVALMPMGFCYPGTGASGDLPPRPECAPLWHDRLLRAFRGVCLTLYLGKHAHARYLGDRYATLTQAVAAYDDLLPEAMVLPHPSPRNNIWLKKNAWFLELAVPRLRQAVGELLRAS
- a CDS encoding spondin domain-containing protein, with amino-acid sequence MTRTTCSRVALMGVAAAVAAPAMAQDVQVLIENVQPSGGMAFTPFWLGFHDGSFDVFESGTMARDLAGITEIAELGDTSVLSGRFASEQPGGFDTTFLDPSGPPVFSPGESASMTYDLGDTSVNRFFNYASMVVPTNDLFVGNDSAIELFDSSGSFLGPVTIEIFGSSVYDNGTEVNDITDGPAFVAGIDAMGGTDEFENVQFFFSRPGATDYLDSIVGVTTAPGDVITDVFTEGELIGRITIVPAPATAAVFGLLSLGAMARRRR